From one Caldithrix abyssi DSM 13497 genomic stretch:
- a CDS encoding peroxiredoxin family protein: protein MKINMLFVIFVLIGGLHSQTLQTPWFQQLRQSFESCQSLEQLDSLSRQFEAQNQNRPQRLIAFYQIYSNYVYVIAQKYFISLKTDEEKEAFALKVKKLHEMKKQYLLKADQLCQKLQGDSIDEEIQTFCKYFKMAAGRIRFERQLKEHQPLPDFEFTDSRGQQHKLSDFRGRYVLLHFWNMHSKPCVDELTYLLQAFNQFDRKKIQIISIHISVGKPDLKWEAETLSNLIQEMGLNWIQVSGEQTQAIKELYFVRNFPTLYLLDAQGRALKSGKSLRESQLIATLSELFTDQ from the coding sequence ATGAAGATTAACATGCTCTTTGTCATTTTTGTCCTGATCGGCGGTCTGCATAGCCAGACGCTTCAGACGCCATGGTTTCAACAGCTCAGGCAAAGTTTTGAAAGCTGCCAGTCTCTTGAGCAACTGGATAGCCTCAGCAGGCAATTTGAAGCGCAAAATCAAAATCGTCCTCAACGATTGATTGCCTTTTATCAGATTTATTCCAATTATGTTTATGTCATTGCGCAAAAATATTTTATTTCGCTGAAGACAGATGAAGAGAAAGAGGCCTTTGCCCTTAAAGTAAAAAAACTTCACGAAATGAAAAAACAATACCTCCTGAAGGCCGATCAGCTTTGTCAGAAACTACAGGGCGACTCCATTGACGAAGAAATTCAGACCTTTTGTAAATATTTTAAAATGGCAGCCGGTAGAATACGTTTTGAGCGTCAATTAAAAGAACATCAACCGTTGCCCGATTTTGAATTTACCGATTCGCGGGGACAACAACACAAGCTTTCGGATTTTCGCGGTCGGTATGTTTTGCTGCACTTCTGGAACATGCACAGTAAACCCTGTGTTGACGAGCTGACCTACCTGCTTCAGGCCTTCAATCAGTTCGACAGAAAAAAAATTCAGATCATCAGTATTCACATTTCGGTTGGTAAACCCGATTTAAAATGGGAGGCGGAGACGTTAAGCAATTTGATTCAGGAGATGGGGCTAAACTGGATTCAGGTTTCCGGCGAACAGACACAAGCAATTAAAGAACTTTACTTTGTGCGCAACTTTCCCACCCTATACCTGCTCGATGCGCAGGGCCGCGCCTTAAAATCTGGCAAGAGCCTAAGAGAATCGCAATTAATCGCTACGCTTTCAGAACTTTTTACAGACCAGTGA
- a CDS encoding efflux RND transporter permease subunit produces the protein MKQFLDWWLERPVSFLILNIIIIILGFLSVLSLPLELSPEVELPQVSITVYYPNSSPEMIEALITSPIESRMQELSDLRKIESVSSNNSARVTLKFDRKADMAFVVFRINEILSDYQSWLPEGAFKPQIQKYIPEEFKSESFLSYRLLTDLPENELYRMVQDKIKRPLLNIPGVSSVEIFGLKTPQVEILLNLRQMNQYGISLNTIQQKLSSAKMQVGKLKNENLILPVSMDLNFKNIEEIKDIPFKISETRLIHLKDFAIVRQGYQPLRFKKRINGKHTILISIEREKGSNTISVADRVFKVIRKIEKQLPKDNQLILVDDASKPIRKALNDLLIRTAIAMASMFFLLILVLRRLRYTFIIITSILLSIASIFILTKFIGYSLNLVTLAGLALGLGFIIDNSILVFDAIESSKEKKEIIYKTIKIIFPVFASTLTTLVALFPFIFLHGIIRTYYIPFAFIVTVALLSSVFFAFIFIPAAFRHLNQNKTILPGRSSFFQLHLKNLYGKILFKIIRFRKVVIVLFILSFGIPLWLLPQSIDKDHQQGIKAFLANLYNNTLGSEFYQSVREYTDPVLGGSLYLFFNYVERGEPWRWWSGNKLYVYIRMPHGSDLGISEKIILEFEKIALAQEGIDKVETTISPSAAYLSISFKQKTLNSFVPYYLKELLIQRATKVGGVYISVSGFGDPYSSGFYGTVSNFRIKLTGYSYTGLKALALRLKKELEKNIRVQNIDINAPLGFILEPLYDMQMDMDKFKLGQMGLTPKEVIPLLRLYTSERLTARRIKIGYEEKFLSIKSQNYERLQLDELKSLWFRSSANIPFRLNQFSSFQKKKVLNEIHRENQEYIRMFTFDYLGPYHFGTEYLNQVLKNFRVPVGYKVLPFYWREKEKDNSQLILIVFLGLLFIYMVTASLYESFLDPLLIFLTIPAGLVGIFLLFYFTDTIFTKSAYIGVLFISGIVVNNSIILVSKYKQYFLRSHSIVRTIIRGNLNHFRPIFLTTFTTVLGFLPMILLSEQNADNIWYTLALTGLGGMISSFLFILFVLPVLFYSFHKKRKTI, from the coding sequence ATGAAACAATTTCTTGACTGGTGGTTAGAAAGACCGGTTTCGTTTTTAATTCTTAATATCATTATCATTATTCTAGGATTTCTATCGGTACTGAGTCTTCCCCTTGAACTTTCTCCTGAAGTTGAGTTGCCGCAGGTTTCCATTACGGTTTATTACCCGAATAGCTCGCCAGAGATGATAGAGGCTTTAATTACATCTCCTATCGAAAGTAGAATGCAGGAACTTTCCGATTTACGAAAAATTGAATCTGTTTCATCAAACAATTCAGCGCGTGTTACTTTGAAATTTGACCGTAAAGCCGACATGGCGTTTGTCGTTTTTAGAATCAATGAAATTCTCAGCGATTATCAATCATGGTTGCCGGAAGGGGCGTTTAAACCGCAGATACAAAAATACATCCCCGAAGAATTTAAAAGTGAAAGTTTTTTAAGTTATCGCTTATTAACCGACCTCCCCGAAAATGAGCTCTATCGGATGGTTCAGGATAAAATAAAACGCCCCTTATTAAATATTCCTGGCGTGTCTTCCGTTGAAATTTTTGGCCTTAAAACTCCGCAAGTAGAAATATTGTTGAATTTGAGGCAAATGAATCAATATGGCATTTCACTGAATACCATTCAACAGAAATTATCAAGCGCTAAAATGCAGGTGGGAAAACTGAAAAATGAAAATCTAATTTTGCCAGTTAGCATGGATCTTAATTTCAAAAACATCGAGGAAATTAAAGATATTCCGTTTAAGATTTCAGAAACAAGATTAATTCATTTAAAAGATTTCGCGATTGTTAGGCAGGGCTATCAACCGCTTCGATTTAAAAAACGGATTAATGGCAAACATACCATTTTGATTTCAATCGAAAGAGAAAAAGGTAGCAACACCATATCTGTTGCGGATCGGGTTTTTAAAGTTATCCGAAAGATTGAAAAACAACTGCCGAAAGATAATCAGTTGATTTTAGTGGATGATGCCAGTAAACCGATCCGAAAGGCGTTGAATGATTTGTTGATACGTACGGCAATCGCCATGGCCTCCATGTTCTTTTTATTGATTTTAGTTTTGCGTCGTTTGCGCTATACGTTTATTATCATCACAAGTATTTTATTGTCTATCGCTTCTATTTTTATTTTAACAAAATTTATTGGTTATTCACTCAATTTGGTGACGCTTGCCGGTCTGGCGTTGGGCCTTGGTTTTATTATTGATAATTCTATTCTTGTTTTTGACGCCATTGAATCCTCAAAAGAAAAAAAAGAGATCATCTACAAGACAATAAAAATCATTTTTCCGGTTTTTGCCTCCACACTAACAACTCTGGTTGCTTTGTTTCCTTTTATTTTTCTTCATGGAATAATTAGAACTTATTATATTCCATTTGCCTTTATAGTAACGGTCGCCTTATTGTCCTCCGTTTTTTTTGCATTTATTTTTATCCCGGCTGCTTTTAGGCATTTAAATCAGAACAAGACTATTTTGCCGGGGCGATCTTCTTTCTTTCAATTACACCTGAAAAACCTTTACGGCAAAATATTGTTTAAAATAATTCGGTTCAGGAAAGTCGTCATCGTTTTATTTATCTTATCATTTGGCATTCCATTATGGTTATTACCGCAATCGATTGATAAAGATCATCAACAAGGGATTAAAGCCTTTCTGGCAAATCTTTACAATAATACCCTGGGTAGTGAATTCTATCAGTCCGTAAGAGAATATACGGACCCTGTTTTAGGGGGCTCTCTTTATTTGTTCTTTAATTACGTTGAACGCGGCGAACCATGGAGATGGTGGTCAGGTAATAAGCTTTATGTTTATATTCGTATGCCTCATGGCAGCGACCTGGGCATAAGCGAAAAAATAATTCTTGAATTCGAAAAAATAGCCTTAGCGCAGGAAGGTATTGACAAAGTTGAAACGACTATTAGTCCGTCTGCAGCCTATTTATCCATTTCATTTAAACAAAAAACATTAAATTCCTTTGTGCCTTATTATTTAAAAGAATTGCTCATTCAAAGGGCAACCAAAGTTGGCGGAGTGTACATTTCTGTCTCAGGATTCGGAGACCCTTATTCAAGCGGGTTTTACGGAACCGTTTCAAATTTTCGAATCAAATTAACCGGATATAGTTATACCGGATTAAAAGCCCTTGCCTTGCGGTTAAAAAAAGAACTTGAAAAAAACATCCGCGTTCAAAATATCGATATTAACGCTCCATTAGGTTTTATTCTTGAACCATTATATGATATGCAAATGGATATGGATAAATTTAAACTGGGCCAGATGGGGCTTACTCCAAAAGAGGTTATTCCATTGTTGCGTTTGTACACTTCGGAGCGGTTGACTGCAAGACGAATTAAAATAGGTTATGAAGAAAAATTTTTATCCATTAAATCTCAAAATTATGAACGATTACAACTGGATGAATTAAAAAGTTTATGGTTTCGGTCTTCTGCAAATATTCCTTTTAGGCTTAATCAATTTTCTTCTTTTCAAAAGAAAAAAGTGCTCAATGAAATCCATCGGGAAAATCAAGAATATATTCGAATGTTTACCTTTGACTATTTAGGGCCATATCATTTTGGAACGGAGTATCTAAATCAAGTATTAAAAAATTTTAGAGTACCGGTCGGTTATAAAGTATTACCTTTTTATTGGCGAGAAAAAGAAAAAGATAATTCTCAATTGATTTTAATTGTATTCCTGGGGTTGCTTTTTATTTACATGGTTACGGCTTCTTTGTATGAATCGTTTCTGGATCCTTTATTGATTTTTTTAACGATTCCAGCCGGTTTGGTAGGTATTTTTTTACTGTTTTATTTTACCGATACCATTTTTACAAAATCAGCTTACATTGGCGTGCTTTTTATTAGTGGGATTGTTGTTAATAATTCCATTATTCTTGTTAGTAAATATAAACAATATTTTTTGCGAAGTCATTCCATTGTTAGAACAATAATTAGAGGCAACCTTAATCATTTCCGGCCAATTTTTTTAACTACTTTTACAACAGTATTGGGATTTCTTCCTATGATTCTTCTTTCGGAGCAAAATGCCGATAATATATGGTACACGCTTGCTTTAACAGGGTTAGGAGGGATGATAAGTTCTTTCTTATTTATTCTGTTTGTTTTGCCAGTACTTTTTTATTCTTTTCATAAAAAAAGAAAAACAATTTAA
- a CDS encoding tetratricopeptide repeat protein, protein MRYLVIFLLLLLSQLLFAQNQTLQKALIDFSQNRYAQAEKLLFQHAQTHADDPTPLNLLGHIYMNRQNFKKAIQVFQKAQELRPDDGAIALNLGKALEKTGYFTLAQRQYLRAMQDTSLTRLAKMALAQLYYKQSHFKKALKLYRELIKYDARNGYFFKQAGRCALKVSKDIGQAETYLQQALRFTPGDLDVYVLLYNLYKKKNDWPNALQIAQQGLIQFPQNRQLLLVVGDSYFATGKYDQAISPYRSALQAGDSSAYVFKKLGAAYYYLNDYPSALLSLKKSVKRDDQDPITYYFLGLTQKALNLKKAAIVSLNKAVSLSLPDFLTDIYFHLAEAYQKQKKYTRAIAMYKKLMETDSSQVMPLFYLATIYDDYYEDRQTPLRYYKKFLEQAGDSVDERYKNYALERMKIIREKLHFLKGRKEAQ, encoded by the coding sequence ATGCGTTACCTGGTCATTTTTTTGCTTTTACTTTTGTCTCAACTTCTTTTCGCACAAAACCAGACCCTACAAAAAGCGCTTATCGATTTTTCACAGAATCGTTATGCACAGGCAGAAAAACTTCTCTTCCAGCATGCCCAAACCCATGCAGACGATCCCACGCCCTTAAATTTATTAGGCCACATTTACATGAACAGGCAAAATTTTAAAAAAGCAATTCAAGTTTTTCAAAAAGCGCAGGAATTACGTCCCGATGATGGGGCCATTGCTTTGAATTTAGGAAAAGCGCTGGAAAAAACAGGATATTTTACCTTAGCCCAGCGGCAATATTTACGCGCCATGCAGGATACCTCGCTAACGCGCCTGGCTAAAATGGCGCTGGCTCAACTATATTACAAACAAAGCCATTTTAAAAAAGCGCTTAAGTTATATCGGGAATTAATTAAATATGACGCCCGGAACGGCTACTTTTTTAAACAAGCCGGGCGTTGCGCGTTAAAAGTATCAAAAGATATCGGGCAGGCTGAAACCTATTTACAACAAGCCTTACGGTTTACTCCGGGCGATCTGGACGTTTACGTTCTACTTTATAACCTGTACAAAAAGAAAAACGACTGGCCCAACGCCCTGCAAATCGCCCAGCAGGGACTGATTCAATTTCCGCAAAACAGACAACTATTACTTGTCGTTGGCGACAGTTATTTCGCCACGGGCAAATACGATCAGGCCATCTCCCCTTACCGAAGCGCTTTACAAGCTGGCGATTCCAGCGCTTATGTGTTTAAAAAATTGGGCGCCGCTTATTACTATCTCAACGACTATCCTTCCGCTCTTTTGTCTTTAAAAAAATCGGTTAAACGGGACGATCAGGACCCCATTACCTACTATTTTTTAGGCCTTACACAAAAAGCATTAAACCTTAAAAAAGCAGCCATTGTCTCGCTTAACAAAGCGGTTAGCCTTTCGTTGCCTGATTTTTTGACCGATATCTATTTTCATCTGGCCGAAGCCTATCAGAAGCAAAAAAAGTATACGCGGGCCATCGCCATGTACAAAAAGTTGATGGAAACCGATTCGTCGCAGGTCATGCCGCTTTTTTACCTGGCAACCATTTACGACGATTATTATGAAGACCGGCAAACGCCGCTGCGCTACTATAAAAAATTTTTGGAACAGGCAGGCGACTCTGTTGACGAGCGTTACAAAAACTACGCTCTGGAAAGGATGAAGATCATTCGCGAAAAACTACACTTTTTGAAAGGCAGAAAGGAAGCGCAATGA
- a CDS encoding S16 family serine protease, translating to MKLIILPAENKPDVREMNKELLEGLELIFVKDCEQIYDLLF from the coding sequence ATTAAACTCATTATTTTGCCGGCGGAAAACAAACCCGACGTGCGCGAAATGAACAAAGAACTACTGGAAGGCCTGGAATTAATTTTTGTTAAGGATTGCGAGCAGATTTACGATTTGTTGTTTTAA